In Promicromonospora sp. Populi, one genomic interval encodes:
- a CDS encoding aldo/keto reductase: MKDVSLGDLDVSRIGLGAMTMAGTYTSEGALDNAESIRTIHRALDLGVTHLDTAEIYGPFLSEEIVGEAVKGRRDDVVLATKFGLVSHSGGGPGVTDSSPANVRVAVEGSLQRLGTDHIDLYYQHRVDPNTPIEETAQAVADLIAEGKVLHFGLSEASPETIRRAHAVQPVSALQTEYSLWTRDVEAEILPLLRELGIGFVPYSPLGHGLLTGQIRTVDDFADDDWRKTNPRFIGDNFQRNLALVDEVQAIGAEIGATPAQTALAWLLTRGEDIAPIPGTRRVSRVEENIAADGIELSQAQLDRLNSLEPAAGARHSEANMASIDR; the protein is encoded by the coding sequence ATGAAGGACGTTTCCCTGGGGGACCTCGACGTCTCCCGTATCGGCCTCGGCGCGATGACCATGGCCGGCACCTACACCTCGGAAGGCGCCCTGGACAACGCGGAGTCGATCCGCACCATCCACCGCGCACTGGACCTCGGGGTCACCCATCTCGACACTGCGGAGATCTACGGTCCGTTCCTCAGCGAGGAGATCGTCGGTGAGGCGGTCAAGGGACGTCGGGACGACGTCGTGCTCGCCACGAAGTTCGGGCTCGTCTCCCACTCGGGCGGTGGCCCCGGCGTCACCGACAGCAGCCCCGCGAACGTGAGGGTTGCCGTCGAAGGTTCGCTGCAGCGCCTCGGCACCGACCACATCGACCTGTACTACCAGCACCGCGTCGACCCGAACACGCCGATCGAGGAGACCGCACAGGCTGTCGCCGACCTGATCGCCGAGGGCAAGGTGCTCCACTTCGGCCTGTCCGAGGCGTCTCCGGAGACCATCCGCCGCGCCCACGCGGTACAGCCGGTCTCGGCGCTGCAGACCGAGTACTCGTTGTGGACCCGCGATGTGGAGGCGGAGATCCTCCCGCTCCTGCGTGAGCTCGGAATCGGCTTCGTCCCGTACTCCCCGCTCGGCCACGGGCTGCTGACCGGCCAGATCCGCACCGTCGACGACTTTGCCGACGACGACTGGCGCAAGACCAACCCCCGATTCATCGGCGATAACTTCCAGCGCAACCTCGCGCTCGTGGACGAGGTTCAGGCAATCGGCGCCGAGATCGGCGCGACGCCGGCCCAGACCGCACTCGCGTGGCTGCTGACCCGTGGCGAAGACATCGCCCCGATCCCCGGCACCCGCCGGGTGTCCCGGGTGGAGGAGAACATCGCCGCGGACGGCATCGAGCTCAGCCAGGCACAGCTCGATCGCCTGAACTCGCTGGAGCCCGCCGCCGGCGCACGCCACAGCGAGGCCAACATGGCCAGCATCGACCGCTGA
- a CDS encoding family 78 glycoside hydrolase catalytic domain yields the protein MSLDRRLFLKTAGVASTAVALPAALPAAPPASAAVGSKRHGPSAVHLADPLVEKKTSPLGIDVDRPRFSWTVESNQRGVEQESYRLRVSTGGPRPRVVWDSGVVPSRESANVEYAGPPLRAATDHTWRVDVATTHGTTTTTSAFRTGLYTESDWAGAQWIGNSRRPDQVTDLTFDGASWIWLAEGTLPDQDRAFRFTHAAPTGAHATRAEVLITTDDSYTLWVDGVEVGATEPVENGWQAARYYTADTSAATTVVAVRGTNDAISPGAVLAVVRLTYSDGTTSTHTTGSAWKAATQFPADFARPDLDDSGWDQAAVIAAHGSGPWGGGVRLPTRDPLPAPLLRRELEIRPRLERATLYLAAGGYANVSLNGAPADDQVLSPGFTDYDDTVQYTAVDLTRKLRRGRNALGIELGRGFYGMTGGNVWRWEAPPWHDDPVVRAVLHLEYAGGAVERLVTDATWRIHDGPTVFDDLYGGEAYDARRALPGWDTVGFDDGGWAAASVAPGPRGVLVNQRQQPIKVHESLPAVGVTEPEPGVYVVKFPRVLAGWVRHTATGPAGATIRAAHGEKLTADGRVNMSNNGGFQAGFQTDRFTLAGTPEPETWEPRFSYKGFQYIEVTGWPQDGPPPLSAFTAQVVHTAAAETGSFDSSSEIMNRTHRAVVDTLTNNIHGIPTDTPMFEKNGWTGDAAIGAEMFLLNLDVHELFAKWLRDVHETRDAQGRPLVIAPSSGDWGQWGVCPPWHAAYVMIPWWLYQYGGDKRVLAECYDGMKTYVDLEFNRSQGGIVPDARLGDWVSPEASPAGGNAPEDLRVSATAFLYSMTVFMRRSAGFLGRAADVEHFSRNAATIRTSFNSTFLDVEAGHYRGDGDRGYRQTHNVLAVAFGLVPDADTTGRVVDSIVADVRAKGTKLNTGVLGTKWLLPVLTQHGYADVAYELAVQTGYPSWGYMIENDATTMWEHWSLEARSRGHYFLGTVDDWFYQHVAGIQTSADTGYRDVTIAPAVTEHLDWAMGSTRTPFGTLASEWRRTGGRLRLAVTVPVGSTATVRIPAPAAEAVTESGRPLRRAEGVTGVAVDGGTVVVRVASGRYTFVAER from the coding sequence ATGTCCCTGGACCGCAGACTGTTCCTCAAGACCGCCGGCGTTGCGTCCACCGCCGTCGCACTGCCCGCCGCACTCCCCGCCGCGCCGCCCGCCAGTGCCGCCGTCGGTTCCAAGCGCCATGGCCCCAGCGCTGTGCACCTGGCGGACCCGCTCGTCGAGAAGAAGACCAGCCCGCTCGGGATCGACGTCGACCGCCCCCGGTTCTCGTGGACTGTCGAGTCGAACCAGCGGGGTGTCGAGCAGGAGTCCTACCGGCTGCGGGTCAGCACCGGCGGGCCGCGCCCCCGCGTCGTGTGGGACAGCGGTGTTGTGCCGTCACGGGAATCGGCAAACGTCGAGTACGCCGGACCCCCGCTGCGCGCAGCCACGGACCACACCTGGCGGGTCGACGTCGCGACCACACACGGCACCACCACGACCACCTCGGCCTTCCGCACCGGCCTCTACACCGAGAGCGACTGGGCCGGTGCCCAGTGGATCGGCAACAGCCGCCGCCCGGACCAGGTCACTGACCTGACCTTCGACGGCGCCTCGTGGATCTGGCTGGCGGAGGGCACGCTGCCCGATCAGGACCGCGCGTTCCGGTTCACGCACGCCGCCCCGACCGGCGCCCACGCCACGCGAGCCGAGGTACTGATCACCACCGACGACTCGTACACGCTCTGGGTCGACGGCGTCGAGGTCGGCGCGACCGAGCCCGTCGAGAACGGCTGGCAGGCCGCCCGCTACTACACGGCCGACACGTCCGCGGCCACCACGGTCGTCGCGGTACGCGGCACCAACGACGCGATCAGCCCGGGGGCGGTGCTCGCCGTCGTGCGACTGACGTACTCGGACGGGACGACATCGACCCACACGACCGGGAGCGCCTGGAAGGCCGCTACCCAGTTCCCGGCGGACTTCGCACGGCCGGACCTCGACGACTCCGGCTGGGACCAGGCCGCCGTGATCGCGGCCCACGGGTCGGGCCCGTGGGGCGGCGGCGTCCGGCTGCCGACCCGGGACCCGCTGCCCGCTCCCCTGCTGCGGCGCGAGCTGGAGATCCGGCCGCGCCTGGAGCGCGCCACGCTCTACCTGGCCGCCGGCGGGTACGCGAACGTGTCGCTGAACGGCGCTCCCGCCGACGACCAGGTGCTCTCGCCGGGGTTCACCGACTACGACGACACCGTCCAGTACACCGCCGTCGACCTGACCCGGAAGCTGCGGCGAGGGCGCAATGCGCTGGGCATCGAGCTGGGCCGCGGCTTCTACGGGATGACCGGCGGCAACGTATGGCGGTGGGAGGCACCGCCATGGCACGACGACCCCGTGGTACGTGCGGTGCTGCACCTGGAGTACGCCGGGGGCGCCGTCGAGCGCCTGGTCACGGACGCGACCTGGCGCATCCACGACGGGCCCACCGTGTTCGACGACCTCTACGGAGGCGAGGCCTACGACGCCCGCCGGGCCCTGCCCGGCTGGGACACGGTCGGGTTCGACGACGGCGGGTGGGCGGCCGCGTCCGTGGCGCCTGGTCCGCGGGGTGTGCTGGTCAATCAGCGCCAGCAGCCCATCAAGGTGCACGAGTCGCTGCCCGCGGTCGGGGTCACCGAGCCGGAGCCGGGCGTCTACGTCGTGAAGTTCCCCCGGGTGCTGGCCGGCTGGGTGCGGCACACCGCGACCGGGCCGGCCGGGGCGACGATCCGGGCCGCCCACGGTGAGAAGCTCACCGCCGACGGGCGGGTCAACATGAGCAACAACGGCGGGTTCCAGGCAGGCTTCCAGACCGACCGCTTCACGCTGGCCGGAACCCCGGAACCCGAGACCTGGGAACCGCGCTTCTCGTACAAGGGCTTCCAGTACATCGAGGTCACCGGCTGGCCGCAGGACGGCCCGCCGCCCCTCTCAGCGTTCACCGCGCAGGTGGTGCACACGGCCGCCGCGGAGACCGGGTCGTTCGACAGCTCCAGCGAGATCATGAACCGCACCCACCGGGCGGTGGTGGACACGCTGACCAACAACATCCACGGCATCCCGACCGACACCCCGATGTTCGAGAAGAACGGCTGGACGGGCGACGCCGCCATCGGCGCGGAGATGTTCCTGCTGAACCTCGACGTGCACGAGCTGTTCGCCAAGTGGCTGCGCGACGTGCACGAGACGCGGGACGCCCAGGGCCGGCCGCTCGTCATCGCGCCCAGCTCGGGCGACTGGGGGCAGTGGGGCGTGTGCCCGCCGTGGCACGCGGCCTACGTGATGATCCCCTGGTGGCTCTACCAGTACGGCGGCGACAAGCGGGTGCTCGCCGAGTGCTACGACGGCATGAAGACCTACGTGGACCTCGAGTTCAACCGGTCCCAGGGCGGCATCGTGCCCGACGCGCGGCTCGGCGACTGGGTCAGCCCCGAGGCGAGCCCCGCGGGCGGCAACGCGCCCGAGGACCTGCGGGTCTCGGCCACCGCCTTCCTGTACTCCATGACCGTCTTCATGCGGCGCAGCGCCGGCTTCCTCGGCAGGGCCGCCGACGTCGAGCACTTCTCCCGGAACGCCGCCACGATCAGAACCTCGTTCAACAGCACGTTCCTCGACGTCGAGGCCGGGCACTACCGCGGCGACGGGGACCGCGGGTACCGGCAGACGCACAATGTGCTCGCCGTGGCCTTCGGCCTTGTGCCCGACGCCGACACGACGGGGCGGGTCGTCGACAGCATCGTGGCCGACGTACGGGCCAAGGGCACCAAGCTCAACACGGGTGTGCTCGGCACCAAGTGGCTGCTGCCAGTGCTGACCCAGCACGGGTACGCGGACGTGGCCTACGAGCTCGCCGTGCAGACCGGTTATCCGAGCTGGGGCTACATGATCGAGAACGACGCGACCACCATGTGGGAGCACTGGTCGCTGGAGGCCCGCTCCCGCGGGCACTACTTCCTCGGCACCGTGGACGACTGGTTCTACCAGCACGTCGCCGGGATCCAGACGTCGGCCGACACCGGGTACCGGGACGTCACCATCGCCCCGGCGGTCACCGAGCACCTGGACTGGGCGATGGGTTCCACGCGGACGCCGTTCGGCACTCTCGCCAGCGAGTGGCGCCGCACGGGCGGCAGGCTCCGGCTCGCCGTGACCGTTCCCGTCGGTTCGACCGCGACGGTGCGGATTCCCGCCCCTGCTGCCGAGGCCGTCACCGAGTCGGGGCGTCCGCTGCGGCGCGCGGAGGGAGTCACGGGGGTGGCGGTCGACGGCGGCACGGTGGTGGTGCGGGTCGCGTCCGGTCGGTACACGTTCGTCGCGGAGCGGTGA
- a CDS encoding NPCBM/NEW2 domain-containing protein: protein MRPNSPSAAPQTGRLLATGLLAVALLAPLALLTPSVTAAGAPGDFGNELVVNGGFEAGSDPWVFTEGTGRATNYPHSGQGLAYLNASTEYKVSQPLTVEAGGSYTTSAWIATAGAGGVLGLRDLDTGELLASLPLPVEGNYRPYSLDPVELTTGQHVEVFVSGSSESWVNFDDVSVYDDLRELLGFDVDGQQGPSVIDHDERTVTFQVPYESDRSALSAVVELPAGYTISPDPAQPLDYTQPRQFEVTDSSGDTTSWTVTAVEEQESIVITSSNDELVDTFNWAKWRAMQHVQTGKTGPIDVEGPVPPDAEQAPYIPSYWAGYAHRTAFYIRDYAHQSSGAHLLGLDQENRSMLQAYAATSTESRNWYPLWALNFDGSSYFVDHPSEDYFVREVPAVFELVDKAAEQYRWTGDAAYLEDPALWEFYTNAVTEFVELHDTALPNGVAEGTGRGIWYGAASYNERSDHEMIEAGDGIAAQYQAFRGYADLARARGDESVAEQFDTRADELFEYFNTDWGSVLGVAEYARGRMPDGAKVTGWGQENSMFMAYDEIIDPNSRKAQDFIDYMYRMYSANPPSNIESSSYVPDALFAYGRSEEAWAWMRDTIIAALDEPHEVVQQGTNGDYPEIPFTLVSQTVEGLAGIVPDAPSNAVSTLSRLPEDIGWLGLDHITVGEHDLGVRHEGGNRTTVTHNSGSQPLETTISFYGGYAKIEVDGRRVKADHTLQGGKSVSSVTVTLEPGEQVTAETVGRDDQERWGDALTTHPDDFELQAPADDAVGVAPRNPELSWSRSDNANEYQVTVATDPELTDVVRTWTVRGTSARAPRLEPGHNYYWAVTAVNTRTDQQLPVPGGPLTFRTMPTAVPAAPTDLGAYRTGDRVALTWSNAPFALTATVERAPVGSADFSVVAESVETEGWVDREAGDGPWLYRVTLVNERGAGVPALVEEQPMPAELATTALSDRDWESATIGWGSLGRDQSVSGEPISLFGTEYEKGIGTHANSEIVYRLDPGDVRFNAVIGIDDFQRNSSFSSVVFQVEADGELVYESPVMRGDTAPLPVELDVLGVDRLVLRVTDAGDGNNSDHADWADATVHHLP, encoded by the coding sequence ATGCGGCCCAATTCCCCCAGCGCTGCGCCCCAGACCGGTCGATTGTTGGCGACCGGGTTGCTGGCGGTCGCGCTGCTCGCACCGCTCGCCCTGCTCACCCCGTCGGTCACCGCGGCCGGAGCGCCCGGCGACTTCGGGAACGAGCTTGTCGTGAACGGCGGATTCGAAGCGGGCAGCGACCCCTGGGTGTTCACGGAGGGCACCGGCCGCGCCACCAACTACCCGCACTCCGGACAGGGGCTGGCCTACCTCAACGCCAGCACCGAGTACAAGGTGTCCCAGCCGCTGACGGTCGAGGCCGGCGGCAGCTACACCACGTCGGCCTGGATCGCGACGGCCGGCGCCGGCGGGGTGCTGGGCCTCCGCGACCTGGACACCGGGGAGCTGCTGGCGTCCCTGCCGCTTCCGGTGGAGGGTAACTACCGGCCGTATTCCCTCGACCCGGTGGAACTGACCACCGGGCAGCACGTGGAGGTGTTCGTGTCGGGCAGCAGCGAGAGCTGGGTCAACTTCGACGACGTCTCGGTGTACGACGACTTGCGGGAGCTGCTCGGCTTCGACGTCGACGGCCAGCAGGGGCCGTCGGTGATCGACCATGACGAGCGCACCGTCACCTTCCAGGTGCCGTACGAGTCCGACCGGAGCGCGCTGAGCGCCGTCGTCGAGCTCCCCGCGGGCTACACCATCAGCCCCGATCCCGCGCAGCCGCTGGACTACACCCAGCCGCGGCAGTTCGAGGTCACCGACAGCTCCGGGGACACGACGTCGTGGACCGTGACCGCCGTCGAAGAGCAGGAGAGCATCGTCATCACCAGCTCGAACGACGAGCTGGTCGACACCTTCAACTGGGCCAAGTGGCGCGCGATGCAGCACGTCCAGACCGGTAAGACCGGGCCGATCGACGTCGAAGGCCCCGTGCCGCCCGATGCTGAGCAGGCCCCCTACATCCCGTCCTACTGGGCCGGCTACGCCCACCGCACCGCCTTCTACATCCGGGACTACGCGCACCAGTCGTCCGGGGCGCACCTGCTGGGGCTCGACCAGGAGAACCGGTCGATGCTCCAGGCCTACGCGGCGACCTCTACCGAGTCGCGCAACTGGTACCCGCTGTGGGCGCTCAACTTCGACGGCAGCTCCTACTTCGTCGACCACCCGAGCGAGGACTACTTCGTGCGCGAGGTGCCCGCGGTCTTCGAGCTGGTCGACAAGGCCGCCGAGCAGTACCGCTGGACGGGCGATGCCGCCTACCTCGAGGACCCGGCCCTCTGGGAGTTCTACACCAACGCCGTGACCGAGTTCGTCGAGCTGCACGACACCGCGCTGCCGAACGGGGTGGCCGAGGGCACGGGCCGGGGGATCTGGTACGGCGCGGCCAGCTACAACGAGCGGTCCGACCACGAGATGATCGAGGCCGGCGACGGCATCGCCGCGCAGTACCAGGCCTTCCGGGGTTACGCCGACCTGGCGCGCGCCCGGGGTGACGAGTCGGTCGCCGAGCAGTTCGACACGCGCGCCGACGAGCTCTTCGAGTACTTCAACACCGACTGGGGGAGTGTCCTCGGCGTCGCGGAGTACGCCCGCGGCCGGATGCCCGACGGCGCGAAGGTGACCGGCTGGGGCCAGGAGAACTCCATGTTCATGGCCTATGACGAGATCATCGACCCGAACAGCCGCAAGGCCCAGGACTTCATCGACTACATGTACCGGATGTACAGCGCGAACCCGCCGAGCAACATCGAGTCGAGCAGCTACGTCCCCGACGCCCTGTTCGCCTACGGCCGGTCCGAGGAGGCCTGGGCCTGGATGCGGGACACCATCATCGCGGCGCTGGACGAGCCGCACGAGGTGGTGCAGCAGGGCACCAACGGCGACTACCCGGAGATCCCCTTCACCCTGGTGTCCCAGACGGTCGAGGGACTGGCCGGCATCGTCCCGGACGCGCCGTCGAACGCCGTCTCGACGCTGTCCCGGCTGCCCGAGGACATCGGCTGGCTCGGCCTGGACCACATCACGGTGGGGGAGCACGACCTCGGGGTGCGCCACGAGGGCGGCAACCGGACCACCGTCACCCACAACTCGGGGTCCCAGCCGCTGGAGACGACCATCAGCTTCTACGGGGGCTACGCGAAGATCGAGGTGGACGGCCGGCGCGTGAAGGCGGACCACACCCTGCAGGGCGGCAAGTCCGTCAGCTCGGTCACCGTCACGCTGGAGCCCGGGGAGCAGGTGACCGCCGAGACGGTGGGTCGCGACGACCAGGAGCGCTGGGGCGACGCGCTGACGACGCACCCGGACGACTTCGAGCTGCAGGCCCCGGCGGACGACGCGGTGGGGGTCGCGCCCCGCAACCCGGAGCTGAGCTGGAGCCGGTCGGACAACGCGAACGAGTACCAGGTCACTGTGGCCACGGACCCGGAGCTGACCGACGTCGTCCGTACCTGGACCGTGCGCGGCACCTCGGCGCGGGCCCCGCGCCTGGAGCCGGGACACAACTACTACTGGGCGGTGACGGCGGTCAACACCCGCACGGATCAGCAGCTGCCGGTACCCGGTGGTCCGCTCACCTTCCGGACCATGCCGACGGCGGTGCCCGCGGCGCCGACCGACCTCGGTGCCTACCGGACCGGTGACCGGGTGGCGCTGACCTGGTCGAACGCACCCTTTGCGTTGACCGCTACGGTCGAGCGGGCGCCGGTCGGCTCGGCGGACTTCTCGGTCGTGGCGGAGTCGGTGGAGACCGAGGGCTGGGTCGATCGTGAGGCCGGCGACGGGCCCTGGTTGTACCGGGTGACCTTGGTGAACGAGCGGGGAGCCGGCGTTCCGGCCCTGGTGGAGGAGCAGCCGATGCCGGCCGAGCTGGCAACCACCGCGCTCAGCGACCGGGACTGGGAGTCGGCGACCATCGGCTGGGGATCACTCGGCCGGGACCAGTCGGTCTCGGGGGAGCCGATCTCGCTGTTCGGTACCGAGTACGAGAAGGGCATCGGTACCCACGCGAACTCCGAGATCGTCTACCGGCTCGACCCCGGCGACGTCCGGTTCAACGCCGTCATCGGGATCGACGACTTCCAGCGCAACTCGTCCTTCTCCTCCGTGGTGTTCCAGGTGGAGGCGGACGGAGAGCTGGTCTACGAGTCGCCCGTGATGCGCGGCGACACCGCACCGCTGCCGGTGGAGCTGGACGTGCTGGGGGTGGACCGGCTGGTGCTGCGGGTCACCGATGCGGGTGACGGCAACAACTCCGACCACGCCGACTGGGCAGACGCCACGGTGCACCACCTGCCGTAG
- a CDS encoding glycoside hydrolase family 9 protein produces the protein MVRNLRRIVAPLLAVALSVGALPAAGAAPLEQEELLVNGTFDTESRPWWTNAGMTPDVSTGELCVDVPAVANPWGALVGQNDLALRSGSEYTLTFTARADRAVTIRPVVQPADAAAGKPYLSKSLTVGPAETTTTYTFTTPEGDLPVSNQVTFQLGGQGLYGLCLDDISLVGPPFEYVPDTGPVIKVNQAGYLPRGPKEATVVTAATTAQPWSLVSSTGKVLTHGRTKPRGTDASSGAAVHTINFTSYTRSALGAHLVVGTESSHPFDITGDLYQDLRTDSMRFFYTNRSGTPIDGAIAGAEYARPAGHVGVAPNQGDVAVPCQEPKPWMDSWTCDYTLDVTGGWYDAGDHGKYVVNGGIATHQLLSTYERTLYADVVDEGALADSTLSVPERGNGVPDILDEARWNLEFMLAMQVPDGEPLAGMAHHKVHDVSWTGLPLLPSADPRARALHRPSTAATLNLAAVAATGARLWERLDPAFSAELLRASRTAYAAAVAHPALFAPRADGESGGGPYNDDDVTDEFYWAAAELYLTTGEARFARDLRANPLHRADVFSDGFYWGSVAALGRLDLATVPSRLADRAWVRRSVVEGADHLVALQAREAFGQTYTPADGKYVWGSNSSMLNNQVIIATAFDLTGSPVYARSVLEGLDYLMGRNVLGKSYVTGYGTDDARNQHSRWYARSLNPALPNPPRGTVAGGPNSSIQDPVAGVWLEGCLPQWCYVDDIRAWSVNEITINWNSSLAWVASFAADLGSHSS, from the coding sequence GTGGTCCGGAACTTGAGGCGCATCGTCGCGCCGCTCCTGGCAGTCGCACTGTCGGTGGGGGCCCTCCCCGCCGCCGGCGCCGCGCCGCTGGAGCAAGAAGAGCTGCTGGTCAACGGTACGTTCGACACGGAGAGCAGGCCGTGGTGGACCAACGCGGGGATGACGCCCGACGTGTCGACCGGCGAGCTGTGCGTGGACGTGCCTGCCGTTGCCAACCCGTGGGGCGCGCTCGTCGGCCAGAACGACCTCGCGCTGCGCTCGGGTTCCGAGTACACGCTCACGTTCACTGCCCGCGCGGACCGTGCCGTCACGATCCGGCCAGTCGTGCAGCCGGCGGATGCGGCGGCGGGCAAGCCGTACCTGTCCAAGAGCCTCACGGTCGGCCCGGCGGAGACGACCACCACCTACACCTTCACCACCCCGGAGGGGGACCTGCCGGTCTCCAACCAGGTCACGTTCCAGCTCGGCGGGCAGGGCCTGTACGGCCTGTGCCTCGACGACATCAGCCTCGTCGGCCCGCCCTTCGAATACGTCCCCGACACGGGTCCGGTGATCAAGGTCAACCAGGCCGGCTACCTGCCCCGCGGCCCCAAGGAGGCCACGGTGGTCACGGCCGCGACCACCGCCCAGCCGTGGAGCCTGGTCTCCAGCACCGGGAAGGTGCTCACCCACGGCAGGACGAAGCCGCGTGGTACAGACGCGTCGTCGGGTGCGGCGGTGCACACCATCAACTTCACGTCGTACACCCGCTCGGCGCTCGGCGCGCACCTCGTGGTGGGCACCGAGTCCAGCCACCCGTTCGACATCACCGGGGACCTGTACCAGGACCTGCGGACGGACTCGATGCGGTTCTTCTACACCAACCGGTCGGGCACGCCGATCGACGGCGCGATAGCGGGGGCCGAGTACGCGCGCCCCGCCGGCCACGTCGGTGTGGCGCCCAACCAGGGCGACGTCGCCGTCCCGTGCCAGGAGCCCAAGCCGTGGATGGACAGCTGGACCTGTGACTACACGCTGGACGTCACGGGTGGCTGGTACGACGCGGGCGACCACGGCAAGTACGTCGTGAACGGCGGCATCGCCACCCACCAGCTCCTGTCCACGTACGAGCGCACGCTGTACGCCGACGTCGTCGACGAGGGCGCGCTCGCCGACTCGACGCTCAGCGTGCCCGAGCGGGGCAACGGCGTGCCCGACATCCTCGACGAGGCCCGCTGGAACCTCGAGTTCATGCTCGCTATGCAGGTGCCCGACGGCGAGCCGCTGGCGGGCATGGCGCACCACAAGGTGCACGACGTGTCGTGGACGGGGCTGCCCCTGCTCCCGTCGGCAGACCCGAGGGCGCGTGCCCTGCACCGGCCGTCCACTGCCGCGACGCTCAACCTCGCCGCCGTCGCCGCGACCGGGGCACGGCTGTGGGAGCGGCTCGACCCGGCGTTCTCGGCCGAGCTGCTCCGCGCGTCCCGGACGGCGTACGCCGCGGCGGTGGCGCACCCCGCCCTGTTCGCCCCGCGGGCGGACGGCGAGTCCGGCGGCGGCCCGTACAACGACGACGACGTGACCGACGAGTTCTACTGGGCCGCGGCGGAGCTCTACCTCACGACCGGCGAGGCCCGCTTCGCGCGCGACCTGAGGGCCAACCCCCTGCACCGGGCCGACGTCTTCTCGGACGGCTTCTACTGGGGCTCGGTCGCTGCGCTCGGCCGGCTGGATCTCGCCACGGTGCCGTCGCGGCTGGCCGACCGGGCCTGGGTCCGGCGTTCCGTGGTCGAGGGCGCCGACCACCTCGTCGCCCTCCAGGCGCGCGAGGCCTTCGGCCAGACCTACACGCCGGCGGACGGCAAGTACGTGTGGGGCTCCAACAGCTCGATGCTCAACAACCAGGTGATCATCGCCACGGCGTTCGACCTCACGGGGAGCCCCGTCTACGCGCGGTCGGTGCTGGAGGGCCTCGACTACCTCATGGGCCGCAACGTGCTCGGCAAGTCCTACGTGACGGGTTACGGCACGGACGACGCGCGCAACCAGCACAGCCGGTGGTACGCCCGCAGCCTCAACCCGGCGCTGCCCAACCCGCCCCGGGGCACGGTGGCGGGCGGGCCCAACTCGAGCATCCAGGACCCGGTGGCCGGGGTGTGGCTGGAGGGCTGCCTGCCCCAGTGGTGCTACGTCGACGACATCCGGGCGTGGTCCGTCAACGAGATCACCATCAACTGGAACTCCTCGCTCGCCTGGGTGGCGTCCTTTGCGGCGGACCTCGGCTCGCACTCCAGTTGA
- a CDS encoding hydroxyacid dehydrogenase, giving the protein MSRSTPRTMSFVISFAMSPGLRPGLFDDAAMRRLAALGTVRTEVIDDLSRPEARAALRDTHVLVTGWGSPLLDPAALAASRLQAVVHAGGTVKNHLSDEFWDSGIAVSSAADANAVPVAEYTVAQVLLANKELDAMRAAYRSERTTADWHTRFPAAGNYRRTVGVVGASRIGRRVLALLAAFDLDLLLHDPHVDDETARRLGARRVTLDEIFRESDVVTLHAPDLPETRHLADARRLALMRPGAVLINTARGGLVDTAALTEAVVSGRVRAVLDVTEPEILPADSPLYDHPGVVLTPHVAGSVGGELRRLGDAAVDEVDSWIRTGMFRTPVHPETLAITA; this is encoded by the coding sequence ATGTCGCGATCCACCCCGCGGACCATGTCCTTCGTCATTTCCTTCGCCATGAGTCCAGGCCTGCGGCCCGGCCTGTTCGACGACGCCGCCATGCGGCGGCTGGCGGCCCTCGGCACCGTGCGTACCGAGGTGATCGACGACCTCTCCCGGCCCGAGGCCCGTGCGGCGCTGCGCGACACCCACGTCCTGGTGACCGGGTGGGGCAGCCCGCTGCTCGATCCGGCGGCCCTGGCGGCCAGCCGGCTCCAGGCGGTGGTGCACGCGGGCGGCACGGTCAAGAACCACCTGTCGGACGAGTTCTGGGACTCAGGGATCGCCGTGAGCTCGGCGGCGGACGCCAACGCCGTCCCCGTGGCCGAGTACACGGTCGCCCAGGTGCTGCTGGCGAACAAGGAGCTCGACGCGATGCGCGCCGCGTACCGCAGCGAGCGCACCACCGCGGACTGGCACACGCGTTTTCCGGCGGCCGGGAACTACCGGCGCACGGTGGGCGTCGTCGGGGCCTCCCGGATCGGCCGCCGGGTGCTGGCGCTGCTCGCCGCCTTCGACCTCGACCTCCTGCTCCACGACCCGCACGTCGACGACGAGACCGCGCGCCGGCTGGGCGCCCGCCGGGTCACGCTGGACGAGATCTTCAGGGAGAGCGACGTCGTCACGCTGCACGCCCCGGACCTGCCGGAGACCCGGCACCTGGCCGACGCGCGCCGCCTGGCGCTCATGCGGCCGGGCGCCGTCCTGATCAACACGGCGCGGGGCGGCCTCGTGGACACGGCGGCGCTCACGGAGGCCGTCGTGTCCGGCCGGGTCCGCGCCGTCCTGGACGTGACCGAGCCGGAGATCCTGCCCGCGGACTCTCCGCTGTACGACCACCCCGGGGTCGTCCTGACGCCGCACGTGGCGGGGTCGGTCGGCGGCGAGCTGCGCCGGCTGGGTGACGCGGCGGTGGACGAGGTCGATTCCTGGATCCGCACCGGGATGTTCCGTACTCCGGTACATCCGGAGACCCTGGCCATCACGGCCTGA